Proteins encoded within one genomic window of Amorphoplanes friuliensis DSM 7358:
- a CDS encoding GNAT family N-acetyltransferase has protein sequence MTTSGRLPYPIALTGDGIQLREWRDEDLEELVHLLDEPDIARWTPMPSPFDPEAGVAYLKRARQSRANGQRIQLAITAFGDKPVGEVLLFGVDAGLREAELGYLVGASYRRRGFASTSLSLLSGYARSTLGLSRLLLRIDPANVASCAVARRCGYQLTGEPPILQEGPYGSSSLDTWELVSAGGGTRLERLRNVAARRYGRRG, from the coding sequence ATGACGACCTCCGGCCGCCTGCCCTACCCGATCGCACTGACCGGTGACGGCATCCAGCTGCGCGAGTGGCGGGACGAGGACCTCGAAGAACTGGTGCACCTGCTCGACGAACCCGACATCGCCCGCTGGACACCGATGCCGTCACCGTTCGACCCCGAAGCCGGCGTCGCCTACCTGAAACGCGCACGCCAGAGCCGCGCCAACGGCCAGCGCATCCAGCTCGCCATCACGGCCTTCGGCGACAAACCGGTCGGCGAAGTCCTCCTCTTCGGCGTCGACGCCGGCCTCCGCGAAGCCGAACTCGGCTACCTCGTCGGCGCCTCCTACCGCCGCCGCGGCTTCGCGTCGACCTCACTCTCACTACTTTCCGGGTACGCCCGCAGCACACTCGGCCTCAGCCGCCTCCTGTTGCGCATCGACCCGGCCAACGTGGCAAGTTGTGCCGTGGCACGCCGCTGCGGCTACCAGCTGACCGGCGAGCCACCCATCCTGCAAGAAGGCCCGTACGGCTCCAGCAGCCTCGACACCTGGGAACTCGTGTCCGCCGGCGGGGGAACGCGGCTCGAGCGGCTGAGAAATGTCGCAGCTCGGCGGTACGGTCGACGCGGGTGA
- a CDS encoding DNA glycosylase AlkZ-like family protein, with the protein MDVDRKQVMAYRVAALGLAARGKSRPGDLDVLDLGVQEYTPGSVQVALAARTDADLSDDRLLMVWAARGAPHLHRRRDLKTLVQQLWPFSDADATARITSNQIREGMKLGIKAFEATAAAFREVVTTSMPRGEASTKVSALVPRELTYDCKSCEARHIAGNVWQHSGLAGGVEVESRGKDATLGPIKNAPPMPGHNSGIDALITTYLRMLGPATPVEVAKYFGSSAAEIKKVWPSGLAEVKIDGRRSWLPESAVASLASASPAVGVRLLPAMDALLQARDRDLLVPDRGQQKEIWKLLGNPGVVLLDGEIAGVWRAKIAGKKRVDLTVTPFGSLTAKARKSVEAEAAAVARARGVPDATVTFA; encoded by the coding sequence ATGGACGTGGACCGCAAGCAGGTCATGGCCTATCGCGTCGCCGCCCTCGGGCTGGCCGCGCGCGGTAAGAGCCGGCCGGGCGACCTGGATGTCCTCGACCTGGGCGTGCAGGAATACACGCCGGGATCGGTGCAGGTGGCGTTGGCCGCCCGCACCGACGCTGACCTCAGCGACGACCGGCTCCTGATGGTCTGGGCTGCCCGCGGTGCGCCGCATTTGCATCGCCGTCGTGACCTCAAGACGCTGGTGCAGCAGCTGTGGCCGTTCAGCGACGCCGATGCGACCGCGCGCATCACCAGCAACCAGATCCGCGAAGGTATGAAGCTCGGCATCAAAGCCTTCGAAGCCACCGCTGCGGCGTTCCGCGAAGTCGTCACGACGTCGATGCCGCGGGGCGAGGCGAGCACAAAGGTCAGTGCCCTGGTGCCGCGCGAGCTGACGTACGACTGCAAATCCTGCGAGGCCCGCCACATCGCCGGAAACGTCTGGCAGCACTCAGGTCTGGCGGGCGGTGTCGAAGTTGAATCGCGGGGCAAGGACGCGACGCTCGGGCCGATCAAGAACGCCCCGCCGATGCCTGGGCACAACTCCGGGATCGACGCGCTCATCACGACTTATCTGCGGATGCTGGGGCCGGCTACCCCGGTCGAGGTGGCCAAATACTTCGGCAGTTCCGCGGCTGAGATCAAGAAGGTCTGGCCTTCGGGGCTGGCGGAGGTCAAGATCGACGGTCGTAGGAGCTGGCTGCCCGAGTCGGCGGTTGCTTCGCTGGCTTCGGCTTCACCTGCGGTCGGGGTTCGGCTGCTGCCGGCGATGGATGCTCTGCTGCAGGCCCGCGATCGGGATCTGCTGGTGCCGGACAGGGGGCAGCAGAAAGAAATCTGGAAGCTGCTGGGTAATCCGGGTGTGGTGCTGCTCGACGGTGAGATTGCTGGTGTTTGGCGGGCCAAGATTGCCGGCAAGAAGCGGGTCGATCTGACTGTTACGCCGTTTGGGTCGTTGACCGCCAAGGCGCGCAAGTCCGTCGAGGCCGAGGCGGCTGCGGTTGCTCGCGCTCGTGGGGTCCCCGACGCCACCGTGACTTTCGCCTAG
- a CDS encoding IclR family transcriptional regulator domain-containing protein, whose amino-acid sequence MARETGPDFIEALARGLDVVRSFRPGRRVSTLSEIAADTGLARPTVRRILLTLTELGYVRAVERGYTLTPRVLELGMAYVNSLDMWDVARPHMERLVALTGESTSMAQLDGSDIVYVARVAVPKIVTLAVSIGTRFPAAATSMGKVLLAALDSAELEKVLAEPGRSGINARWQPDRVALDKSLREVRAKGWALADQDLALGIRSIAAGVRNGDGKVVAALNVTVHAAETTVDKLTGEYLPLLLHAAADISHDWALLDTAPMVIRG is encoded by the coding sequence ATGGCACGGGAAACCGGACCGGACTTCATCGAGGCCCTCGCCCGCGGTCTGGACGTCGTCCGCAGCTTCCGGCCGGGCCGCCGGGTGTCGACCCTGAGCGAGATCGCCGCCGACACCGGGCTCGCCCGGCCCACGGTCCGCCGCATCCTGCTCACACTCACCGAGCTCGGCTACGTGCGGGCCGTCGAACGCGGCTACACCCTCACCCCACGGGTCCTCGAACTCGGCATGGCCTACGTGAACTCCCTCGACATGTGGGACGTCGCCCGGCCCCACATGGAACGCCTCGTCGCGCTCACCGGCGAATCCACGTCGATGGCCCAGCTCGACGGCTCCGACATCGTGTATGTGGCGCGTGTGGCCGTACCGAAGATCGTGACCCTGGCAGTCTCGATCGGCACGCGCTTTCCCGCGGCCGCGACCTCGATGGGCAAGGTGTTGCTCGCCGCCCTCGACTCCGCCGAGCTGGAGAAGGTCCTCGCGGAGCCGGGCCGCTCCGGCATCAACGCCCGCTGGCAACCCGACCGGGTCGCCCTCGACAAGTCCTTGCGCGAGGTCCGCGCCAAAGGCTGGGCCCTGGCCGACCAGGACCTCGCCCTCGGCATCCGCTCCATCGCCGCCGGCGTCCGCAACGGCGACGGCAAAGTGGTCGCCGCGCTCAACGTCACCGTCCACGCGGCGGAGACGACTGTCGATAAACTGACAGGCGAATACCTGCCGTTGTTGCTGCATGCGGCCGCTGACATAAGCCACGACTGGGCTTTGCTGGATACAGCACCGATGGTGATCCGCGGCTGA
- a CDS encoding class I SAM-dependent methyltransferase produces MLEGGNTSGPGESTDGWLVDTRTSYDTVAGSYADFVRDALAREPYLRAALALFADLVHAAGGGPVADLGCGPGHVTAHLHNLGVEAFGVDLSPTMVDIARQDHPGLRFEVGSMTDLHLADGSVAALLAFWSLIHIPDDAIPTALNHFRRVLRPGGPVLIGFHVGNESRLKTEGYGGHPMKVYVHRRQPEQMSAWLRNAGFTLNAQMVLDPDGSSPGAILIAHLTPSN; encoded by the coding sequence GTGCTCGAAGGCGGCAACACTTCAGGGCCAGGCGAAAGCACAGACGGCTGGCTTGTCGACACCCGGACGTCATACGACACCGTCGCCGGCAGTTACGCCGACTTCGTCCGCGATGCGCTGGCCAGGGAGCCATATCTGCGTGCTGCGCTCGCGCTGTTCGCAGACCTGGTCCACGCCGCCGGCGGCGGGCCGGTGGCCGATCTCGGCTGCGGCCCCGGACATGTCACCGCCCATCTCCACAACCTCGGTGTCGAGGCCTTCGGCGTAGACCTGTCGCCCACGATGGTCGACATCGCCCGCCAGGATCACCCCGGCTTACGGTTCGAGGTGGGCTCGATGACGGATCTCCACCTTGCCGACGGATCGGTCGCTGCTCTGCTCGCTTTCTGGTCGCTGATCCACATCCCGGACGACGCAATCCCCACAGCCCTGAATCATTTCCGGCGCGTGCTGCGACCTGGCGGACCAGTGTTGATCGGCTTCCACGTCGGCAACGAGTCCCGGCTGAAGACCGAGGGCTACGGCGGCCATCCGATGAAGGTCTACGTCCATCGCCGTCAGCCCGAGCAAATGTCCGCCTGGCTCCGCAACGCCGGTTTCACGCTCAACGCACAAATGGTCCTCGATCCAGACGGAAGCTCTCCAGGAGCAATCCTCATCGCACACCTGACACCCAGCAACTGA
- a CDS encoding amidohydrolase family protein, producing MSDSVLFRNGTVLTMDDRHTVLPNADVLVIGERIAEIGVGLTAPEGATVIDASGGILMPGMIDTHRHMWQTAMRGYGADWTLTQYFVWYYLESGKLFRPEDIHAGNLLAAIEAIDAGVTTTVDWSHGLQTVDHADAAVDALQAVPGRFVLAYGNIQQGPWEWSASPEFRDFVSRRITPGNDMLGFQMAFDVTGDPAFPEKAAFEVARELGVPVTTHAGVWGATNDDGIRLMHENGFMTPQTVYVHSATLNHDSYHRIAATGGSVSVSTESEQSAGQGYPPTWTLRDHGIPVSLSMDTSVWWSGDLFSAMRTTLGADRSREHMEAHSRAETVTHLHLRAEQVVDWATRGGSKALGMDSVVGSLEAGKKADVVLLKNDDSPVMFPILNPYGHVAFQAQRGDVDTVLVNGKIVKRDHKLVGVDLAAARAEVGRTIDHLRGEMGEEAWTRGMNPDVPETKVGDNPYTYTEWDAGSAQWKH from the coding sequence ATGAGCGACAGTGTTCTGTTCCGCAACGGAACGGTGCTGACGATGGACGACCGGCACACCGTCCTGCCGAACGCGGACGTGCTGGTGATCGGCGAACGCATCGCCGAGATCGGCGTCGGACTGACCGCCCCCGAGGGCGCCACGGTGATCGACGCGTCCGGCGGCATCCTGATGCCCGGCATGATCGACACCCACCGGCACATGTGGCAGACCGCGATGCGCGGGTACGGCGCCGACTGGACCCTGACCCAGTACTTCGTCTGGTACTACCTCGAGTCCGGCAAGCTCTTCCGCCCCGAGGACATCCACGCCGGCAACCTGCTCGCCGCGATCGAGGCCATCGACGCCGGTGTCACCACCACGGTCGACTGGTCACACGGCCTGCAGACCGTGGATCACGCCGACGCTGCCGTCGACGCGTTGCAGGCGGTGCCGGGGCGGTTCGTGCTCGCGTACGGCAACATCCAGCAGGGGCCGTGGGAATGGTCGGCCAGCCCCGAGTTCCGCGACTTCGTGAGCCGGCGCATCACCCCCGGCAACGACATGCTCGGCTTCCAGATGGCGTTCGACGTCACCGGCGACCCCGCGTTCCCCGAGAAGGCGGCGTTCGAGGTGGCGCGCGAGCTGGGCGTACCGGTCACGACCCACGCCGGTGTCTGGGGTGCGACCAACGACGACGGCATCCGGCTCATGCACGAGAACGGCTTCATGACCCCGCAGACCGTGTACGTGCACTCGGCCACGCTCAACCACGACTCGTACCACCGCATCGCCGCCACCGGCGGGTCGGTCTCCGTCTCCACCGAGAGCGAGCAGAGCGCCGGTCAGGGGTACCCGCCCACCTGGACGCTCCGCGACCACGGCATCCCCGTCTCGCTGTCGATGGACACCAGCGTCTGGTGGAGCGGTGACCTGTTCTCCGCGATGCGCACGACACTCGGCGCCGACCGCTCCCGCGAGCACATGGAAGCGCACAGCCGCGCCGAAACTGTCACCCACCTGCACCTGCGGGCCGAACAGGTCGTCGACTGGGCGACCCGCGGCGGCAGCAAGGCGCTGGGCATGGACTCCGTGGTCGGCAGCCTCGAAGCCGGCAAGAAGGCCGACGTGGTGCTGCTCAAGAACGACGACTCCCCGGTGATGTTCCCGATCCTCAACCCGTACGGCCACGTGGCGTTCCAGGCCCAGCGCGGCGACGTCGACACCGTGCTGGTCAACGGCAAAATCGTGAAACGCGACCACAAGCTGGTCGGCGTGGACCTCGCCGCCGCCCGCGCGGAGGTCGGCCGCACCATCGACCACCTGCGCGGCGAGATGGGCGAAGAAGCCTGGACCCGGGGCATGAACCCGGACGTACCGGAAACCAAGGTGGGCGACAACCCGTACACCTACACCGAGTGGGACGCCGGCTCGGCGCAATGGAAGCATTAG